From Actinosynnema mirum DSM 43827, a single genomic window includes:
- a CDS encoding metallophosphoesterase family protein — translation MIRIAAVGDVHLDESARGRMRPALENVAEHADVLLLAGDLTRHGTVDEAKVVADEYRDLPVPVVAVLGNHDHHDDRPDEVTAVLRDGGLIVLEGEGAVFTIGDRTLGVAGVKGFGGGFAGKCGSAFGEREMKAFVGHTTEVADRLRTALEGLDTDVKVALTHYSPVPDTLRGEPLEIYPFLGSYLLGEAVDATGCQLAVHGHAHFGTEQGLTPGGVRVRNVAQPIIRAAYSVYGVEPANLEPRVAHA, via the coding sequence ATGATCCGCATCGCCGCCGTGGGCGACGTGCACCTGGACGAGTCGGCGCGCGGCCGGATGCGGCCCGCGCTGGAGAACGTCGCCGAGCACGCGGACGTGCTGCTGCTGGCGGGCGACCTGACCAGGCACGGGACCGTGGACGAGGCCAAGGTCGTCGCCGACGAGTACCGGGACCTGCCGGTGCCGGTGGTCGCCGTGCTCGGCAACCACGACCACCACGACGACCGGCCCGACGAGGTCACGGCCGTGCTGCGCGACGGCGGCCTGATCGTCCTGGAGGGCGAGGGCGCCGTCTTCACGATCGGGGACCGCACGCTCGGCGTCGCCGGGGTCAAGGGCTTCGGCGGCGGCTTCGCGGGCAAGTGCGGCAGCGCGTTCGGCGAGCGGGAGATGAAGGCGTTCGTCGGGCACACCACCGAGGTCGCCGACCGGCTCCGGACCGCGCTCGAGGGGCTCGACACCGACGTCAAGGTCGCGCTGACCCACTACTCGCCGGTGCCGGACACGCTGCGCGGCGAACCGCTGGAGATCTACCCGTTCCTCGGGTCGTACCTGCTGGGCGAGGCCGTGGACGCCACCGGCTGCCAGCTCGCGGTGCACGGGCACGCGCACTTCGGCACCGAGCAGGGCCTGACGCCCGGCGGGGTGCGGGTGCGCAACGTCGCCCAGCCGATCATCCGCGCCGCGTACTCGGTGTACGGCGTCGAACCGGCGAACCTCGAACCCAGGGTCGCCCACGCGTGA
- a CDS encoding SRPBCC family protein, which translates to MTTIEKSVDVEVPVSTAYNQWTQFESFPRFMEGVENITQVSDTRTHWVTSIGGVKREFDAEITEQHPDERVAWHTVEGPQQAGVVTFHRLNDRQTRVHLQMDYEPETLTEKAGAALGIVEHRVNGDLKRFKEFIENAGSETGSWRGDVPREPQAGEGGHRMPPGGAATTPNPGATPGVAGPGVTPGLAGPGTGGPGGATHRDPLS; encoded by the coding sequence GTGACGACGATCGAGAAGTCCGTGGACGTCGAGGTCCCGGTCAGCACCGCGTACAACCAGTGGACCCAGTTCGAGTCGTTCCCCCGGTTCATGGAGGGCGTCGAGAACATCACCCAGGTGTCGGACACCCGGACCCACTGGGTCACCAGCATCGGTGGCGTGAAGCGCGAGTTCGACGCGGAGATCACCGAGCAGCACCCGGACGAGCGGGTCGCCTGGCACACGGTGGAGGGTCCGCAGCAGGCCGGTGTGGTGACGTTCCACCGGCTCAACGACCGGCAGACCAGGGTCCACCTGCAGATGGACTACGAGCCCGAGACCCTGACCGAGAAGGCCGGGGCCGCGCTGGGCATCGTGGAGCACCGGGTGAACGGCGACCTGAAGCGGTTCAAGGAGTTCATCGAGAACGCGGGCTCCGAGACCGGTTCCTGGCGCGGTGACGTGCCCCGCGAGCCGCAGGCGGGCGAGGGCGGGCACCGGATGCCGCCCGGCGGCGCCGCCACCACCCCGAACCCCGGCGCCACGCCGGGCGTCGCGGGCCCCGGCGTGACCCCCGGTCTGGCGGGTCCCGGCACGGGGGGTCCGGGCGGCGCGACGCACCGCGACCCGCTGTCCTGA
- a CDS encoding AraC family transcriptional regulator has product MLERLNEAMDRIEEALPGEVDVAELARIALTSEHHLRRMFSALAGMPLSEYVRRRRLTLAAAEVVAGERTLLDIAVDHGYASNEAFTRAFRAVHGVGPGAVRRTGAALSSQSRMAFRLVIEGSSDMRYRIVERAEFAVVGRKARVPLVHKGMNPHIADFIKGLDKAEFAEIKKLNNEEPSGVVGVSADLDPSRAEGTELDYYHGVASSLPVPEGLDALPVAAGTWAVFSSTGEFPRALQEMWRDVFTQWFPSNPYRSRPGPEILSSTVFDDGKTAEAELWIPVEKE; this is encoded by the coding sequence GTGCTGGAACGGCTCAACGAGGCCATGGACCGCATCGAGGAGGCCCTGCCGGGCGAGGTCGACGTCGCGGAGCTGGCGCGGATCGCGCTGACCTCCGAGCACCACCTGCGGCGGATGTTCTCGGCGCTGGCCGGGATGCCGCTGTCGGAGTACGTGCGGCGGCGCAGGCTCACGCTCGCGGCGGCGGAGGTGGTGGCGGGGGAGCGCACCCTGCTGGACATCGCCGTCGACCACGGCTACGCCTCCAACGAGGCGTTCACCAGGGCTTTCCGCGCCGTGCACGGCGTGGGGCCCGGTGCGGTCAGGCGGACCGGGGCGGCGCTCAGCTCGCAGTCGAGGATGGCCTTCCGCCTCGTCATCGAGGGGAGCAGCGACATGCGGTACCGGATCGTGGAACGGGCGGAGTTCGCCGTCGTCGGGCGCAAGGCCAGGGTGCCCCTGGTCCACAAGGGGATGAACCCGCACATCGCGGACTTCATCAAGGGGCTCGACAAGGCGGAGTTCGCCGAGATCAAGAAGCTCAACAACGAGGAGCCGAGCGGGGTCGTCGGGGTCAGCGCCGACCTGGACCCGTCCCGCGCGGAGGGCACCGAGCTGGACTACTACCACGGGGTGGCCAGCTCGCTGCCGGTCCCGGAGGGGCTGGACGCGCTCCCGGTGGCCGCCGGGACGTGGGCGGTGTTCTCCAGCACCGGGGAGTTCCCGAGGGCGCTGCAGGAGATGTGGCGGGACGTGTTCACCCAGTGGTTCCCGTCGAACCCGTACCGCAGCCGCCCCGGCCCGGAGATCCTCAGCAGCACCGTGTTCGACGACGGGAAGACGGCTGAGGCCGAGCTGTGGATTCCTGTGGAGAAGGAGTAG
- a CDS encoding zinc-dependent alcohol dehydrogenase, whose product MKAVTWHGKRDVRVDTVPDPILQEPDDVIVKITSTGVCGSDLHLYELFGPFLDEGDVLGHEPMGVVAEVGHGVTAVKPGDRVVVPFNVSCGTCFTCSQGLQSQCETTQVREYGSGASLFGYTKLYGQVPGGQAEYLRVPFGNKLPIKVPDGPPDDRFVYLSDVLPTAWQAVEYAAVPPGGSVAVLGLGPIGDMAARVALHRGAETVIGIDLVPERLQRAHGRGVRAIDAREPELVERVRELTGGRGPDAVIDAVGMEAHGGTAGKLAQQVTGLLPDPVAAKLMRTAGVDRLEALHTAIELVRRGGTISVVGVYGGMADPMPMMTLFDKQIQLRMGQANVWRWVPEILPLLTDDDPLGVDDFATHRVPLSSAPEAYADFQAKRDNTVKVLLKP is encoded by the coding sequence GTGAAGGCTGTGACCTGGCACGGTAAGCGGGACGTGCGCGTGGACACCGTGCCGGACCCGATCCTGCAGGAGCCGGACGACGTGATCGTGAAGATCACCTCGACCGGGGTGTGCGGGTCGGACCTGCACCTGTACGAGCTGTTCGGGCCGTTCCTCGACGAGGGCGACGTGCTCGGGCACGAACCGATGGGCGTGGTGGCGGAGGTCGGGCACGGGGTGACGGCGGTCAAGCCCGGCGACCGGGTGGTGGTGCCGTTCAACGTCTCCTGCGGGACCTGCTTCACCTGCTCGCAGGGGTTGCAGTCGCAGTGCGAGACGACGCAGGTGCGCGAGTACGGCAGCGGGGCCTCGCTGTTCGGCTACACCAAGCTCTACGGGCAGGTGCCCGGCGGGCAGGCCGAGTACCTGCGGGTGCCGTTCGGGAACAAGCTGCCGATCAAGGTGCCGGACGGACCGCCGGACGACCGGTTCGTGTACCTGTCGGACGTGCTGCCGACCGCGTGGCAGGCGGTGGAGTACGCGGCGGTCCCGCCCGGCGGCTCGGTGGCGGTGCTGGGGCTCGGGCCGATCGGCGACATGGCGGCCAGGGTGGCGCTGCACCGGGGCGCGGAGACGGTGATCGGCATCGACCTGGTGCCGGAGCGGTTGCAGCGGGCGCACGGGCGCGGCGTGCGGGCGATCGACGCCCGCGAGCCGGAGCTGGTGGAGCGGGTGCGCGAGCTGACCGGCGGGCGCGGCCCGGACGCGGTGATCGACGCGGTGGGCATGGAGGCGCACGGCGGCACGGCGGGCAAGCTGGCCCAGCAGGTGACCGGCCTGCTTCCGGACCCGGTGGCGGCCAAGCTGATGCGCACGGCGGGCGTGGACCGGCTGGAGGCGCTGCACACCGCGATCGAGCTGGTGCGGCGCGGCGGCACGATCTCGGTGGTCGGGGTGTACGGCGGGATGGCCGACCCGATGCCGATGATGACCCTGTTCGACAAGCAGATCCAGCTGCGGATGGGCCAGGCGAACGTGTGGCGGTGGGTGCCGGAGATCCTGCCGCTGCTCACCGACGACGACCCGCTGGGCGTGGACGACTTCGCGACCCACCGGGTGCCGCTGTCCAGCGCGCCCGAGGCGTACGCGGACTTCCAGGCCAAGCGGGACAACACGGTGAAGGTGCTGCTCAAGCCGTGA
- a CDS encoding ChaB family protein, whose translation MPARQEMPDTITRSPQGAQRTWAKAHDSAVEQYGEGERAHRTAFAALKRTYEKVGDHWERKQRTGPSDQRSAGGPPRRRGATHEGVDANASKRHLYELAKRLDVPGRSSMDKQELVEAVKRANRRATAAARKG comes from the coding sequence GTGCCCGCACGCCAGGAGATGCCCGACACGATCACCCGGTCCCCGCAGGGGGCTCAGCGCACGTGGGCGAAGGCGCACGACAGCGCCGTCGAGCAGTACGGGGAGGGCGAGCGGGCGCACCGCACCGCGTTCGCCGCGCTCAAGCGGACCTACGAGAAGGTCGGCGACCACTGGGAGCGCAAGCAGCGCACCGGGCCGTCCGACCAGCGCTCGGCGGGCGGGCCGCCCCGGCGGCGGGGCGCGACGCACGAGGGCGTGGACGCCAACGCGAGCAAGCGGCACCTGTACGAGCTGGCCAAGCGGCTCGACGTGCCCGGCCGGTCGTCGATGGACAAGCAGGAGCTGGTGGAGGCGGTCAAGCGCGCGAACCGGCGGGCCACGGCGGCGGCGCGGAAGGGCTGA
- a CDS encoding winged helix-turn-helix domain-containing protein: MGGLVPEATSVDVTISIRVTGPEQMARRLADALRSALELPGAEVEVRAVEPARREPALVVLADSRRVLHRGERVELTRLEFDLLLHLCEHPDRVHRRHALMHRVWGASPVVDTRTVDVHIRRIRRKLGDAARFISTVRGVGYRLEHTGQVVVVRDGGPPDERSTVDSA, encoded by the coding sequence GTGGGTGGATTGGTCCCGGAGGCCACGAGCGTCGACGTGACGATCAGCATCCGCGTGACGGGCCCCGAGCAGATGGCGCGGCGGCTGGCCGACGCGCTGCGCTCCGCGCTGGAGCTGCCGGGCGCCGAGGTGGAGGTGCGGGCGGTCGAGCCCGCGCGGCGGGAGCCCGCGCTGGTGGTGCTGGCCGACTCCCGGCGGGTCCTGCACCGCGGCGAGCGCGTCGAGCTGACCAGGTTGGAGTTCGACCTGCTGCTGCACCTGTGCGAGCACCCCGACCGGGTGCACCGGCGGCACGCGCTGATGCACCGGGTGTGGGGAGCCAGTCCCGTGGTGGACACCAGGACGGTGGACGTCCACATCCGGCGGATCAGGCGCAAGCTCGGCGACGCGGCGCGGTTCATCTCGACGGTGCGCGGCGTCGGGTACCGGTTGGAGCACACCGGGCAGGTGGTCGTGGTGCGCGACGGCGGACCGCCCGACGAGAGGTCCACTGTGGACTCGGCATGA
- a CDS encoding extracellular solute-binding protein — translation MRFRALLTAAAVLAASACGANPDEPEKVTLTWWDSYESATADEAAQAMVQRYQDAHPEVEVKRTSIPRAEIRAKLDQAATSGAFPDVVVVDQADLPRLAKQNAITDLTKLFEQWETGGKFLGPVRASVTWSEKVWGVPLRTETNALLYNRDLMLGAPPTTWEGLRTTAKALTNPQRSGLCFAGLPGEELTTTFLPLLWQSGGDLTDLDGAADALGFLHDLMAADGSVPNAVLGWDGAQAAQAVASGSCAMVIGGTSSVKPLNSSGMAWSVAPLPAGPAGEAAALSGETWVIGKGARSTEAAWDLVRSLADDKENVTQLGAGLGGLPNRSDTVADPAWQWDPSVAGFAAQLETARPRVAYGSNYPQLSEVVWTMVQRVLKGGEDPQVAASEAKKAAAPLLTDG, via the coding sequence ATGCGATTTCGAGCACTGCTCACGGCGGCGGCGGTGCTCGCCGCCTCCGCTTGCGGGGCAAATCCCGATGAACCCGAGAAGGTCACCCTGACCTGGTGGGACTCCTACGAGTCGGCGACGGCCGACGAGGCGGCGCAGGCCATGGTGCAGCGCTACCAGGACGCCCACCCGGAGGTGGAGGTCAAGCGGACCTCCATCCCGCGCGCGGAGATCCGCGCGAAGCTCGACCAGGCCGCGACCTCCGGGGCGTTCCCGGACGTGGTCGTGGTCGACCAGGCCGACCTGCCGAGGCTGGCCAAGCAGAACGCCATCACCGACCTGACCAAGCTCTTCGAGCAGTGGGAGACCGGGGGGAAGTTCCTCGGCCCGGTCAGGGCGAGCGTCACCTGGAGCGAGAAGGTCTGGGGCGTCCCGCTGCGCACCGAGACCAACGCCCTGCTGTACAACCGCGACCTGATGCTCGGCGCGCCCCCCACCACCTGGGAGGGCCTGCGCACCACGGCCAAGGCGCTGACCAACCCGCAGCGGTCCGGGCTGTGCTTCGCCGGGCTGCCCGGCGAGGAGCTGACCACGACGTTCCTTCCGCTGCTGTGGCAGTCCGGCGGCGACCTGACCGACCTGGACGGCGCGGCCGACGCGCTGGGGTTCCTGCACGACCTGATGGCCGCCGACGGCAGCGTGCCGAACGCGGTGCTCGGCTGGGACGGCGCGCAGGCCGCACAGGCGGTGGCGAGCGGGTCCTGCGCGATGGTGATCGGCGGGACATCGTCGGTCAAGCCGCTGAACTCCTCCGGGATGGCCTGGTCGGTGGCCCCGCTGCCCGCCGGTCCGGCCGGTGAGGCGGCGGCGCTGTCCGGGGAGACCTGGGTGATCGGCAAGGGCGCGCGCAGCACCGAGGCCGCCTGGGACCTGGTGAGGTCGCTGGCCGACGACAAGGAGAACGTCACCCAGCTGGGCGCGGGCCTGGGCGGGCTGCCCAACCGGTCGGACACGGTGGCCGACCCGGCGTGGCAGTGGGACCCGAGCGTGGCCGGGTTCGCCGCGCAGCTGGAGACCGCGCGGCCGAGGGTGGCGTACGGGTCGAACTACCCGCAGCTGTCCGAGGTGGTGTGGACGATGGTCCAGCGCGTGCTCAAGGGCGGCGAGGACCCGCAGGTCGCGGCGTCCGAGGCCAAGAAGGCCGCGGCCCCGCTGCTCACCGACGGGTAG
- a CDS encoding glycoside hydrolase family 65 protein, which translates to MSGYRVQPWKLRWEGLSLTDLRQTESTFALANGHIGMRGTLEEGEPRGLPGTYLNGFYEEHDLPYGESGYGYPEEGQTVVNVTDGKVLRLLVEDEPLDLRYGRTIAHEQELDFRSGTLRRRTEWESPTGKRVIVRTERLVSLTQRAVAAIRYEVEAAQDVQLVVQSDLLANEPVEERSGDPRVAKALDSPLVADFAYARGKRAVLAHRTRTSGLRMAAAMDHEVDANGSVRTEVEADEDLARFTVAVDVAAGEKLTIVKYLGYGWSGQRSVPALRAQVEAALAGALQTGWDGLLEEQRDFLDEFWNSADVEVDGDPELQQAVRFALFHVLQAAVRGETRAIAGKGLTGPGYDGHAFWDTETFVLPVLTYTVPEAARDALAWRHSTVEDARERARILGLGGAAFPWRSISGAECSAYWPASTAAFHVSGDVAYAVAQYAQATGDEEFERAAGAEILVETARLWMSLGHHVPGDGFRIDGVTGPDEYTAVVDNNVYTNLMAQRNLRVAAEVCERLPDVAQHLGVEDDEPQAWLRAAEAMTLPYDDELGVHQQSEGFTKHAEWDFEATEADDYPLLLNYPYFDLYRKQVVKQADLVLAMHLRGDAFTAAQKARNFAYYEARTVRDSSLSAATQAVLAAEVGALELAYDYLSEAAFTDLHDLHHNVHNGLHMASLAGVWLGLVAGFGGMRDHSGGLEFAPRLPVGLDRFSFRMTYRGSGLCVVVEEGKTTYRIVSGPGLRIRHHGEEVEVEPENPLVLQVPAAPEPPEGITQPAGRAPRRRTPGTAQD; encoded by the coding sequence GTGAGCGGCTACCGCGTGCAGCCGTGGAAGCTGCGCTGGGAGGGGCTGTCGCTGACCGACCTGCGGCAGACCGAGTCGACGTTCGCGCTGGCCAACGGGCACATCGGGATGCGCGGGACGTTGGAGGAGGGCGAGCCGCGCGGGCTGCCGGGCACCTACCTCAACGGGTTCTACGAGGAGCACGACCTGCCCTACGGGGAGAGCGGCTACGGCTACCCCGAGGAGGGCCAGACCGTCGTCAACGTCACCGACGGCAAGGTGCTGCGGCTGCTCGTGGAGGACGAGCCGCTGGACCTGCGGTACGGCCGCACGATCGCCCACGAGCAGGAGCTGGACTTCCGCTCGGGCACGCTGCGCCGCCGCACCGAGTGGGAGTCGCCGACCGGCAAGCGCGTGATCGTGCGCACCGAGCGGCTGGTGTCGCTGACCCAGCGCGCGGTGGCGGCGATCCGCTACGAGGTCGAGGCCGCGCAGGACGTGCAGCTGGTGGTGCAGTCGGACCTGCTGGCCAACGAGCCGGTGGAGGAGCGCTCCGGCGACCCGAGGGTGGCGAAGGCGCTGGACTCGCCGCTGGTGGCGGACTTCGCCTACGCGCGCGGGAAGCGGGCGGTGCTGGCGCACCGCACGCGCACCTCCGGGCTGCGGATGGCCGCCGCGATGGACCACGAGGTCGACGCGAACGGGTCGGTGCGCACCGAGGTCGAGGCGGACGAGGACCTGGCGCGGTTCACCGTCGCGGTGGACGTCGCGGCGGGCGAGAAGCTCACGATCGTGAAGTACCTGGGGTACGGCTGGTCGGGGCAGCGGTCGGTGCCCGCGCTGCGCGCGCAGGTGGAGGCGGCGCTGGCGGGCGCGCTCCAGACCGGGTGGGACGGGCTGCTCGAGGAGCAGCGCGACTTCCTGGACGAGTTTTGGAACAGCGCCGACGTGGAGGTCGACGGTGACCCCGAGTTGCAGCAGGCGGTGCGGTTCGCGCTGTTCCACGTGCTCCAGGCGGCGGTGCGCGGGGAGACGCGGGCCATCGCGGGCAAGGGCCTGACCGGTCCCGGCTACGACGGGCACGCGTTCTGGGACACCGAGACGTTCGTGCTGCCGGTGCTGACCTACACGGTGCCGGAGGCGGCGCGGGACGCGCTGGCGTGGCGGCACTCCACGGTGGAGGACGCGCGCGAGCGGGCCCGCATCCTGGGGCTGGGCGGGGCGGCGTTCCCGTGGCGGTCGATCAGCGGCGCGGAGTGCTCGGCCTACTGGCCCGCGAGCACGGCGGCGTTCCACGTGTCCGGCGACGTGGCGTACGCGGTGGCGCAGTACGCGCAGGCCACCGGGGACGAGGAGTTCGAGCGGGCGGCGGGCGCGGAGATCCTGGTGGAGACGGCGCGGCTGTGGATGTCGTTGGGGCACCACGTGCCGGGCGACGGGTTCCGCATCGACGGGGTGACCGGGCCGGACGAGTACACGGCCGTGGTGGACAACAACGTCTACACGAACCTGATGGCGCAGCGGAACCTGCGGGTCGCGGCGGAGGTGTGCGAGCGGCTGCCCGACGTGGCCCAGCACCTCGGCGTCGAGGACGACGAGCCTCAGGCGTGGTTGCGGGCGGCCGAGGCGATGACCCTGCCGTACGACGACGAGCTGGGCGTGCACCAGCAGTCGGAGGGGTTCACCAAGCACGCCGAGTGGGACTTCGAGGCCACCGAGGCCGACGACTACCCGCTGCTGCTGAACTACCCGTACTTCGACCTGTACCGCAAGCAGGTGGTGAAGCAGGCGGACCTGGTGCTGGCGATGCACCTGCGCGGCGACGCGTTCACGGCGGCGCAGAAGGCCCGCAACTTCGCCTACTACGAGGCGCGGACGGTGCGGGACTCGTCGCTGTCGGCGGCGACGCAGGCGGTGCTGGCGGCCGAGGTGGGCGCGCTGGAGCTGGCGTACGACTACCTGTCGGAGGCGGCGTTCACCGACCTGCACGACCTGCACCACAACGTCCACAACGGACTGCACATGGCCTCGCTCGCCGGGGTGTGGCTGGGGCTGGTGGCCGGGTTCGGCGGGATGCGGGACCACAGCGGCGGCCTGGAGTTCGCGCCCCGACTGCCGGTGGGGCTGGACCGGTTCTCGTTCCGGATGACCTACCGGGGCAGCGGGCTGTGCGTGGTGGTGGAGGAGGGCAAGACCACCTACCGGATCGTGTCCGGGCCGGGGCTGCGGATCAGGCACCACGGCGAGGAGGTCGAGGTGGAGCCGGAGAACCCCCTGGTGCTCCAGGTCCCGGCCGCGCCGGAGCCGCCGGAGGGCATCACCCAGCCCGCCGGTCGGGCGCCGAGGCGGCGCACGCCGGGCACGGCGCAGGACTGA
- a CDS encoding HAD family hydrolase, with the protein MTLGLPDKITACLFDLDGVLTSTAVLHRRAWKRTFDALLAQRGEPEFTESDYVRFVDGRPRYDGVREFLASRKVVLPEGGHDDPPEADTVHGVGNRKNELLEEIIAEEGVSPYPGSVDYVRAARDAGLAIAVVTSSANAEKVLEASDLAQYVQARVDGVTIVRDGLKGKPAPDSFLAGAEALGVEPARAAVFEDALAGVQAGRAGAFGFVVGVDRAGQADALASHGADVVVADLAELL; encoded by the coding sequence ATGACGCTGGGTCTGCCCGACAAGATCACCGCCTGCCTGTTCGACCTGGACGGGGTGCTCACCAGCACCGCCGTCCTGCACCGCCGCGCCTGGAAGCGCACGTTCGACGCGCTGCTCGCCCAGCGCGGCGAGCCCGAGTTCACCGAGTCCGACTACGTCCGGTTCGTCGACGGCCGCCCCCGCTACGACGGGGTGCGCGAGTTCCTGGCCTCCCGGAAGGTCGTGCTGCCCGAGGGCGGCCACGACGACCCGCCGGAGGCCGACACCGTGCACGGGGTCGGCAACCGCAAGAACGAGCTGCTGGAGGAGATCATCGCCGAGGAGGGCGTGAGCCCCTACCCCGGTTCCGTCGACTACGTGCGGGCCGCGCGCGACGCGGGTCTGGCGATCGCCGTGGTCACCTCCTCCGCGAACGCCGAGAAGGTGCTGGAGGCCAGCGACCTGGCGCAGTACGTGCAGGCCAGGGTCGACGGCGTGACGATCGTGCGCGACGGCCTCAAGGGCAAGCCCGCGCCCGACTCGTTCCTGGCGGGCGCGGAGGCGCTGGGCGTGGAGCCCGCGCGGGCTGCGGTGTTCGAGGACGCGCTGGCCGGGGTCCAGGCCGGGCGTGCGGGCGCGTTCGGCTTCGTCGTGGGCGTGGACCGCGCGGGCCAGGCGGACGCGCTCGCCTCGCACGGCGCCGACGTCGTCGTCGCGGACCTGGCGGAGCTGCTGTGA
- a CDS encoding NAD(P)/FAD-dependent oxidoreductase, translating to MAKPKVLVVGTGFAGFHALKSLEKALPRDAAELIAVNPTDYTLYVPLLPEVAGGSLDPRRVAVPLRSTLKRTRLVLGTATGIDPEARTCSVVDVEGRGRVLEWDRLIVTAGSVTRMLSVPGVGEHALGFKSVPEALYLRDHVLRQVELAEQSDDPAERAARATFVVVGAGYTGTELVAQGQRMTAEALRARRGAPGALRPDECRWLLLDMADRVLPGLDPRMSGPARKVLESRGVDVRMKTSVAEVTDTCARLTDGSEIPTRTVVWCVGVRPDPLVQASGLPEERGRVVVDTSLAVRGLDGVYAAGDLAAVPDHYNRGKPTPMTAQHAQRQGALAGRNVAASLGHGQVKRYKHRDLGFVVDLAGMDAVADPLRVPLSGVPAKIVARGYHLLAMPGNRVRVAAEWIADLLSGRQVVQFGLVPREGVRLSDADRPGNRVVKAGS from the coding sequence GTGGCCAAGCCGAAGGTGCTCGTCGTCGGGACCGGGTTCGCCGGGTTCCACGCGCTCAAGTCGCTGGAGAAGGCGCTGCCGCGCGACGCCGCCGAGCTGATCGCGGTCAACCCGACCGACTACACCCTGTACGTCCCGCTGCTGCCCGAGGTCGCGGGCGGCTCGCTCGACCCCCGGCGGGTCGCGGTGCCGCTGCGCTCCACCCTCAAGCGGACCCGGCTGGTGCTGGGCACCGCCACCGGCATCGACCCCGAGGCGCGCACCTGCTCGGTCGTGGACGTGGAGGGGCGCGGGCGGGTGCTGGAGTGGGACCGGCTGATCGTGACGGCGGGCAGCGTGACGCGGATGCTGTCCGTCCCCGGCGTCGGCGAGCACGCGCTCGGGTTCAAGTCGGTGCCCGAGGCGCTGTACCTGCGCGACCACGTGCTGCGGCAGGTCGAGCTGGCCGAGCAGAGCGACGACCCGGCCGAGCGGGCGGCGCGCGCCACGTTCGTGGTGGTCGGCGCCGGGTACACCGGCACCGAGCTGGTCGCGCAGGGGCAGCGGATGACCGCCGAGGCCCTGCGCGCCCGGCGCGGGGCTCCGGGGGCGCTGCGGCCGGACGAGTGCCGGTGGTTGCTGCTGGACATGGCCGACCGGGTGCTGCCGGGGCTGGACCCGCGCATGTCCGGGCCCGCGCGGAAGGTCCTCGAGTCGCGCGGGGTGGACGTGCGGATGAAGACGAGCGTCGCCGAGGTCACCGACACCTGCGCGCGGCTCACCGACGGCTCCGAGATCCCCACCCGCACCGTCGTGTGGTGCGTGGGCGTGCGGCCGGACCCGCTGGTGCAGGCGTCCGGGCTGCCGGAGGAGCGCGGGCGGGTCGTGGTGGACACCTCGCTGGCGGTGCGCGGGCTGGACGGGGTGTACGCGGCGGGCGACCTGGCCGCCGTGCCCGATCACTACAACCGGGGGAAGCCGACGCCGATGACCGCGCAGCACGCGCAGCGGCAGGGCGCGCTGGCCGGGCGGAACGTCGCCGCCTCGCTCGGGCACGGGCAGGTGAAGCGGTACAAGCACCGCGACCTGGGGTTCGTGGTCGACCTGGCCGGGATGGACGCGGTGGCCGACCCGCTGCGCGTGCCGCTGAGCGGGGTGCCCGCGAAGATCGTGGCGCGCGGCTACCACCTGCTGGCGATGCCGGGGAACCGGGTGCGGGTGGCCGCCGAGTGGATCGCCGACCTGCTGTCCGGGCGGCAGGTGGTGCAGTTCGGGCTGGTGCCGCGCGAGGGCGTGCGCCTGTCGGACGCGGACCGGCCGGGGAACCGGGTGGTCAAGGCCGGGAGCTGA
- a CDS encoding ArsR/SmtB family transcription factor translates to MHALDVLGDPIRRRILELLADGERTAGSLAEVINAEFGISQPAVSQHLRVLRESGFARVRAEGTKRLYEIDGTALREVDGWLARFERFRDERFRDERPGAGAADPA, encoded by the coding sequence GTGCACGCCCTCGACGTTCTTGGTGACCCGATCAGGCGACGCATCCTGGAATTGCTCGCGGACGGCGAGCGGACGGCGGGATCGCTCGCGGAAGTGATCAACGCGGAGTTCGGCATCTCGCAACCCGCGGTCTCCCAGCACCTGCGGGTGCTCAGGGAGAGCGGATTCGCGCGAGTGCGCGCGGAAGGCACGAAACGCCTCTACGAGATCGACGGGACGGCGCTGCGCGAGGTGGACGGCTGGCTGGCGCGGTTCGAGCGGTTCCGGGACGAGCGGTTCCGGGACGAGCGGCCCGGCGCGGGAGCCGCGGACCCGGCCTGA
- a CDS encoding WhiB family transcriptional regulator: MPELSRLPVPVAESWDWQLEGLCRGMDSALFFHTPNERGSSRQNREARAKEICGRCPVRRQCREHALEVEETYGIWGGLGESELRRLIADRHRRT; the protein is encoded by the coding sequence ATGCCAGAGCTGTCCCGACTGCCAGTGCCCGTCGCCGAGTCCTGGGACTGGCAGCTGGAGGGTCTGTGCCGAGGCATGGACAGCGCGCTGTTCTTCCACACGCCGAACGAGCGCGGCTCGTCCCGGCAGAACCGGGAGGCGCGCGCGAAGGAGATCTGCGGTCGCTGCCCGGTGCGCAGGCAGTGCCGCGAGCACGCCCTGGAGGTCGAGGAGACCTACGGCATCTGGGGCGGGCTCGGCGAGAGCGAACTCCGCAGGCTGATCGCCGACCGCCACCGCCGCACCTGA